TGGGTGAAAAAATAGTAGATGTACTCATAAAAGAAATTAAGGCAGGTAAATCATTAAAAGAGCGGTTCTTGTATAATCCCGAGTTGATTGTTCGAGGCACCACTAATGTATTTAACGAAGGAACAGTGGATAAACAGTAATTCAAATACTAGTTTTGATAAAATGTGTAAGCAGAAAATGATCCTTATCTTCATGCCAAGCAGTTGAAAACAGTAGACCAATTACAACAAACTGACAAGACACCATAGAGATGTTAGTTGTTACTTATTAAGTTTTACTTATACAAAGCATAAAAAAATGGAACTGGGATATAAGCCAGTTCCATTTTTGGATGGATTAGAAATTTAATTTGGCACTTTTCTTATGCTTGTTGAGGGAATGCTTCCCAAGCTGCTTCAAACGTTCTTTGACTTCTTCTTGGGAAAGTTCATGTTCTTCTACATAGCGGTTTCTTGGATGAACTCGGCATTCATGGGTGCAGCCGCGCAAGTATTTATGCTCATTTTCCTCTGAACAAATAATTTGCTTGTTACAATCAGGGTTTGAGCAATTGACGTAACGTTCACACGGTTCTCCGTCAAAATGATCGCGGCCGACTACGACATGATCGACTTGGTTTATAGGAACACTGATACGTTCATCGAACACGTAGCATTTTCCGTCCCAGAGTTCCCCTTTTACTTCTTCATCTTTTCCATAAGTGACAATGCCGCCGTGCAGTTGACGAACATTTTCAAACCCTTCTTCTTTTAACCAGCCTGAAAACTTTTCACAACGAATGCCGCCTGTGCAGTACGTTAAAATTTGTTTTCCTTCTAATTTATCTTTGTTTTCTTTTACCCAATCAGGCAGTTCGCGGAAGCTGTTAATGTCAGGGCGTATCGCACCGCGAAAATGGCCAAGATCATATTCATAATCATTACGGGCATCCAAGATAATAGTCTCATCTTGCTGCATTGCTTCATAAAATTCTTTTGGCTCCAAATACTCTCCGGTTTGCTCGTTAGGATTAATGTCTTCATTAAGCCGTAACGAAACAATTTCGTCACGATGACGGACGTGCATTTTTTTGAAGGCATGCTCTTCTGCATCATCTATTTTAAATTCTATATCAGCAAAACGGGGATCTTTTTTCAGATCTTCCATATATTTGTTGGTCTGCGCCACCGTACCTGAGACGGTTCCGTTAATACCTTCAGAAGCAATCAAAATCCGGCCTCTTAACCCGAGGTTTTTACAATACTCTAAATGCTCTGCAGTCAATGTTTCAGGGTCCTCTATAGGGACGTACTTGTAATAAAGTAATACACGATAATTTTTTTCCATTTTTATCACCTATTGTTTAATATTTGCAAGATATCAACCGTATAGGCGCATACGACTCTTTCTTACAATGTACTATTGTAACCGATTCGTACAAAATAAGAAAGGGGAGGTCTTTATGGAGAAGTTAAATCTTGGAAAATACAATTTCTTTATTATACGTTGGGATGGACAGGAAATTGGAGAGCCAGCTTAAAAAGGAGAGGGTTAGGATCATAAAAGTAACAAAGTGGCGCATAAAGAGAAGAAAGAGCGGCATAAATCAGGAAAATAAGAGTGTATGTAAATAAATGTAGAAAATAATACTGAAAATAAACGATCTGGTATGATAAAAACATAAAAAATTGCTTATTAAAAGGGGATTTACATGAAGGAATGGATAAATGAATTGAATAGCTTTTTTTCTGCCAATCAAGTGCTGACAGAACCAGCCGATCGATACAGCTATAGTTTTGATGGCTCATTTGGAGAATATCTTCCCGACGCTGTAGTGCAAGTCAAAACAAAAGAAGAGGTTGTCCACGTCATGAAAACAGCAAACCGGTATAAAGTACCGGTAACTCCCAGGGGACAGGGTACCTGTTTAAGCGGCGGACCTCTTCCAGTTAAAGGCGGAATTGTACTGGATACTTCTCAGTGGCCGGCAAGTATTGATGTTACACCGGATGACTTGATTGCAGTAGTGTCTCCAGGAGTATTGACGGCATCTATTAATCAAGAAGTGGAAAAGTATGGGCTTACGTACCCGCCTGATCCAAGCAGTGCCCATGTCTCAACGATTGGAGGCAATCTTGCTGAAAATTCAGGCGGTCCGCGCGGCCTGAAATATGGAGTTACCAAAGATTATGTTATTGGTTTAGAGCTAGTGACACCAGAAGGGGAAATCATAAAAACAGGCGGCAGGACCATTAAAAACGTAACAGGCTTTGACCTGACCAAACTCGTGATTGGGTCAGAAGGGACGCTGGGGGTTATTACCAAAGCTACATTAAAGCTCGTGCCAAAGCCACCTGCAGTTCAAACGTTAATGGCAGTCTTTGATGAGGTAGAGCTTTCTGGCAAAGCCATTTCAAAAACACTGACCTCTGGCATTCTTCCTTCTAAAATGGAATTTATGGATCAAGCCTCGGTACAAGCGGTGGAAAATTACAAGCCATCTGGCCTTCCTGTTGATGCTGCAGCTTTATTAATGATAGAACTTGATGGCCGCGCAGAAGCGATAAAAGCTGAAGTAATTCAGGTGGAGAAAATAATGAAGGAACTTGGTGCAAAAGATATTGTGGTGCCAAAAAATGAAGAAGAAGCAGCAAAGATCTGGCAGGCTAGAAAACAGGTGTCACCAGCTATAGCGAAAATAAAACCGACAAAAGTTTCGGAAGATGCCACTGTCCCGCGCAGCAAAATTGCAGAAATGATGGAAAGACTAAAGGTTATAAAAGAAAAATATAATATTGAACTCGTAGTATTCGGCCATGCCGGGGACGGGAATTTACATCCTAATATCATGTGTGATAAACGTAATGAAGAGGAGATGATAAGAGTTGAACAAGCTGTTGGAGAGATTTTTGAGGCAGCGGTAGAACTGGGCGGAACGTTGTCTGGTGAGCATGGTATCGGTACAATGAAAGCGCCTTTTATGGAACAAGAACTAGGATCAGCAGGACTTGATATGATGAAAAGAATTAAAGACAGCTGGGATCCAAATGGCATCATGAATCCAGGCAAAATGTTTCCGGAACGTGACCAGAAGTTGGTGCTGCGAAATGAATGATTTAAAAACACTTCAAGAAAAATTGCAATACGATAAAACATTTGATTGTGTTCAATGCGGCTACTGTCTGCCTGCTTGTCCAACCTATGAAACAATGGAAAAAGAAACCCATTCACCGAGAGGGAGAATTAATCTGGTTAAAATGGCTGCTGAAGGTAAAACTTCTCTAGAGGATTTAGAAGAACCCATTGAAAAGTGTTTGGGATGTATGGCATGCACAACTGTTTGTCCAACAAACGTGCAGTACGGAGCTATTTTAGAAGGGGCAAAAGAAACTCTAGAGGACAATAAAGAAAAGTCAAAGAGAAGCGAGAAAACAGAAGAATTTTTGTTCCGATCATTCTTCCCTTCCTCTAAATGGATGAATAGGTTAGGAAATGCCACCTGGCTTTACCAGGCAACAGGCTTGCAAAAAGTCGCTCGTTCTCTGTGTTTGACTGCGATGGCTCCATTACACTTAGGGGAATTTGAAAAAGTTATCCCTTCGCAGCCTTCCCCGTCTAAAAGAAAAAAACGGTTGCAGCGTGTGGAACCAGAAGGAACCCCTGCTGCGAAAATCGCCTTTTTTACCGGTTGCGTGATGGACAGCGTCTTTTTTGAAATTAATCAACAAACAATAGAATTAATGAAGCTTTCAGGTGCGGAAGTTATATTGCCAGAACATCAGACATGCTGTGGTGCTCTACATGCTCATTCGGGCAAGGTTGGATTATCGAAAGAACTTGCGATGGAAAATATTAAAGCTTTTGAAGATGAGAATATTGATTATATTGTGAACAACGCCGGGGGATGCGGTGCTCGTTTGATAGAATACGATCACTTATTTGAAGAAGGCACAAAGTGGCATCGACGTGCAAAAGCTTTTACCGAAAAAGTAAAAGACATATCTGAAGTGTTGGTGGAACTTGATGCATTGGAGTTTTCTGCACCTGTAGAAAAATTAGTAACCTATCAACCTTCTTGTCACATGACAAACGTGCAGCGCGTAACGAAGCCGCCTCGTCAATTAATAGAACAGGTGCCGGGGGTTAAGCTGCGTGAAATGAATAACCCTGATTTCTGCTGCGGTTCGGCGGGTGTTTATAATATTGTAAATTACGAAGATTCCATGGAAATTTTAAATAAAAAAATGGAAGATGTGAATAAAACGAATCCAGAAGTGATTGTTACGACAAATCCTGGCTGTTTACTGCAAATGAAACTAGGAGTAGAGCGAGAAGGAAAAAGCGGCGAGGTTCAGGCCTTTCATCTAGTAGAATTATTGATGGAAGCTTCTCCTCGCCCTAAGAAATAAAACGTTTTGATAAGAAAAGACAGCCTGTCTGATAGGTCTTGGCAAATAAATTAATCAAGAATGCGGGCTGCGATTTCTTCTCCAATTGGGATAGAAGCCGTTGCAGCTGGAGACGGAGCATTACAGACATGAAGGCTTCGTTTACCCTGGATAACATGAAAATCATCTACTAAACTGCCATCTGCTTTCAAAGCTTGTGCTCGTACTCCAGCGGGCCCTGGCTCTACATCTTCTCCGGTAATGTCAGGAATGAGTTTTTGCATACTTTGAACAAATTTTTTTTTGCTGAGGGAGCGGATCATTTCATTCGTTCCTTCTTTTGCATACTTTCTTGCCAGCTTCCAGAAACCGCTGTATTTCATGACTTCCATGAAGTCTTTAGCATGAAAATCTGTTTTGCGGTACCCTTCGCGTTTGAAACCTAGGACAGCATTAGGCCCTGCTTCTACTTCACCATTTATCATTCGTGTAAAATGAACCCCTAAAAAAGGAAAATCAGGGTTAGGTACGGGATACACCAGGTTATTAACGAGGTGTCGTTTTTCTTTTTTCAGCTTAAAATATTCCCCGCGAAACGGGATAATCTTCATGTCTGTATGGTATCCCGCCATTTTTGCGATACGATCACTATGTAACCCTGCACAGTTAATGAGTATTTTTGCCTCAAAAGTGCCGCGGTTCGTCTCGATAAACGTACTTTCGGTTTTTTCAGTAATTTTCTGAACTTCTGTGTTAAGGCGCAAATCTCCGCCGCTTTCTTCAATAAGAGAAGCAAACGTTTCAGCTGCCTTCTTGAAATTAACAATCCCTGCGGCTGGTACATGAATGGCTTCTACTCCAGCCACATAAGGTTCTTTTTCCTTTAACTCTTCTTTTGATAACTTTTGAACCCGCAATTCATTGTCCAATCCGCGTTGATAAAGGTTGTTCAATAAAGGTCGTTCCATATCGTTTGCTGCTACAATGACTTTTCCGCAAATGTCATGTTCAATGTTATGTTTTTGACAAAAAGAAACGATAGATTTGTTTCCGGCTCTAGCAAATCTAGCTTTATAGCTGCCAGGCTTATAATAAATACCAGAATGAATGACTCCGCTGTTGTGGCCGGTTTGGTGTGCTGACCAATTGGATTCTTTTTCGATAACTAAAATAGAGCATCCCGGTTGACGCCGTGTAAGTGCATAACCTGCAGAAAGACCAACAATTCCTCCTCCGATAATGGCGTAATCGTACATATTATTCCTCCTGTCGTACTAGTATGATGATAGAACGGTTAACGTAAATGTATGCTCTTTATGGGCATCTGTCAACGTAACAAAAAATCTTTCATAAAAATTTGACAACGCTTACATAATATAGTAACCTATCAATAGGTTAATAATTCCGTGATGGAGATTAGGAGATCCACGCCAAATTTTTAGGGATTGCTTACTGGAGCAATTTGTGCCTAAAAGATTGGTGTGGATTTTTTTGTTCTTTAGAAAAGTTTAACTTTGCTAAAGAATCAAAGTTTAAGAAAAACTACGGCATCCGCCATAAGGAATCGCGGCAAGCCGGGTTTTTCTAATTATTGAGGCCTCAAACAATCTATCCATCTAATCGCTTTAACCAAATACGTATAATAATAGGAGGAACTTTCTATGTCGCCCTTTATTGGTGAGCTGATTGGAACGATGATTCTAATCATTTTCGGAGGCGGAGTTGTTGCCGGTGTTGTTTTAAAAGGGTCCAAGGCAGAAGGTGCAGGATGGGTTGTTATAACAATAGGCTGGGGTCTTGCCGTTACAATGGGAGTATATGCTGTAGGTAATTTTAGCGGAGCGCATATTAACCCGGCAGTAACACTTGGCTTAGCAGCTTCCGGTGATTTTCCATGGTCTGATGTGCCCTATTATATTACCGCACAAATGATAGGAGCTTTTATTGGTGCATGCATTGTTTTTTTCCACTATTTAGCTCAGTGGAGAAAAACAGAAGATCAAGGAGCAAAATTAGCAGTATTCTCTACCGATCCTGCTGTGAGAAGTTATTCGGCGAATCTTGTAAGTGAAATAATAGGAACGTTTATTCTTGTACTTGGACTAGCATTTATCGGTGCAAATGAATTTACAGAAGGATTGAATCCGTTAATTGTCGGGCTGTTAATCGTTGCTATCGGGATGTCGCTTGGAGGTACGACTGGATATGCTATTAATCCGGCTCGGGACCTTGGGCCGAGAATTGCTCATTTTTTACTTCCAATTCCGGGAAAAGGGACATCGGACTGGAAATATGCGTGGGTGCCGATCGTTGGACCTTTAATTGGAGGTATATACGGGGGAATGTTTCATAAAGCCGTCTTTTTAGGGGAAATAGGATCGATGTTTTGGCCAATGAGTGTTTTTATAATTATTCTTTTCATTTATGCTCAAATGCAAAACGCACGCGAGTATAATGAAGCTAACGTAATAAACCAAAAAGAACACATCAATGCAGAAAAGTCTGTGTAGTACGATATTAACGGGTGAGGTGGTTGAAGATGGAAAAGTATATTATGGCTCTGGATCAAGGAACGACAAGCTCTCGGGCAATTCTTTTTAATCAGGGTGGAGAGATTGTGAAAGTTGCACAAAAGGAATTTACGCAGCATTTTCCTAAACCAGGCTGGGTAGAGCATGATGCGAGTGAAATTTGGGGGAGCATTTTAGCAGTTGTTGCGACCGCCCTGGCTGAAGCTGATATTAAACCGGAACAAATTGCTGGCATCGGAATAACCAATCAACGTGAAACGACAGTGGTTTGGGATAAAAATACAGGGAAGCCCGTTTATAACGCGATTGTCTGGCAGTCGAGACAAACGGCAGATATTTGCGAAGAATTAAAAGGTCAGGGGCTGAATAATACATTTAAAGAGAAAACGGGACTTCTTATTGATGCTTACTTTTCCGGTACCAAAGTGAAATGGATATTAGATAATGTGGATGGGCTCCGTGAAAAAGCAGAGCGCGGTGACCTGCTTTTTGGCACAATCGATACGTGGTTGATATGGAAGCTGTCCGGAGGAGAAGTTCATGTTACAGACTATTCGAATGCTTCTAGAACACTGATGTATAACATACATGAATTAAAGTGGGATGAAGAGCTATTAGACATTTTAGGTGTTCCAAAAAACATGCTTCCTGAAGTGCGTCCTTCTTCTGAAGTGTATGCGAACACAGCAGGATATCACTTTTTTGGAGAAAATATTCCGATTGCTGGGGCTGCAGGTGATCAGCAGTCTGCCTTGTTTGGGCAGGCATGTTTTGAAAAAGGGATGGCTAAAAACACATACGGTACAGGCTGCTTTATGCTGATGAACACTGGCCAGGAAGCAATTGTTTCAGACCATGGACTGCTCACAACATTAGCTTGGGGTATAGATGGGAAAGTTGACTATGCCCTTGAAGGAAGTATTTTTGTCGCCGGCTCAGCAATCCAATGGCTGCGCGATGGCCTGCGAATGTTTCATGATGCAGCTGATTCTGAGAAATATGCCAATCGGGTTTCTTCGACAGATGGGGCATATGTAGTTCCTGCATTTGTAGGGCTGGGAACGCCTTATTGGGATTCAGATGTTCGCGGAGCTGTTTTTGGGATTACTCGTGGTACAGAGAAAGAACACTTTGTCAGAGCAACGCTTGAGTCATTGGCATATCAGTCAAAAGATGTGCTCGATGCAATGATTGCTGATTCCAACATCGATTTAAAGACGCTCCGTGTCGATGGCGGTGCGGTCAAAAATAATTTTCTCATGCAATTTCAAGGAGATTTATTAAATGTGCCGGTAGAACGGCCGGTAGTTAATGAAACAACTGCTCTAGGTGCCGCTTATTTGGCAGGTTTAGCCGTTGGCTATTGGAAAGATCGAGCGGAAATTGCAACTCAATGGAAAGTAGAAAAAACATTTTCGCCTCAAATGGGTGACGAACAGCGAAAAAAATTGTATAATGGATGGAAGAAGGCAGTTAAAGCTGCTATGGTATTTAAATAAAAGAGATTATAAACAAGTTAATAGATGGTTGGAGACAAGGAGAAACCAGAAAACCCTTTCCAGATGAGAAGGGGATTTTCTGGTTTCTTTTTTTACTTTATTGAAAGCATATTTTGTCTAACGGAATAAGACTAAACTAGCTAAATGTTTATGTAATAAAAAGGAGGCATCTTAAAGATGAATACTTTTTCAAATAAGCATCGACAAAAGGTAACAGAACAATTAACATGTGAAGAATTTGATGTATTAGTTATTGGCGGGGGGATTACTGGGAGCGGAATTGCACTTGATGCTGCTACAAGGGGGATGAAAACAGCACTTGTTGAAATGCAGGATTTTGCAGCCGGCACTTCTAGCCGCTCGACGAAACTTGTACACGGGGGACTTAGGTATTTAAAACAATTTGAAGTGAAGATGGTGGCAGAAGTGGGGAAAGAACGAGCCGTTGTGTATGAAAATGCTCCTCATGTTACTGTACCAGAATGGATGATGCTGCCTCTTCATAAAAACGGAAATTTTGGTCCGCTTTCGACTTCCATTGGTCTTCGAATATATGATTTTCTGGCTGGAGTAAAGCGAAGCGAACGAAGAAAAATGCTTAACAGAGAAGAAACATTAAAAAAAGCTCCTTTATTAAAAAAAGAAAAGTTGCTTGGCAGCGGATATTACGTGGAATACAGAACAGATGATGCTAGACTAACGATAGAAGCAGCAAAAGAAGCGGTTCAAAACGGTGCTTCTTTAATAAATTATACAAAAGTCACTGATTTTTTATATGAGGACGGCAAAGCAGCCGGTGTAGTGGTAGAGGATCTATGGACAGGTGAGACTTATCAGATAAGAGCACGTAAAATTATTAACGCAGCGGGTCCATGGGTAGACACTTTACGTTCAAAAGATGGAGCTAAACATGGAAAACACCTTCGGTTAACTAAAGGAATTCATTTAGTGTTTGATCAAAGCGTCTTTCCTCTAAATCAGGCTGTTTATTTTGATACACCGGACGGCCGCATGGTATTTGCGATCCCAAGAGATGGAAAGACTTATGCCGGTACGACTGACACAGTATATGAAGGGGATCCTGCCCATCCTAAAATGACAGTAGAGGACCGGCAGTATGTATTAGATTCCATAAACTATATGTTTCCAGATGTCAAAATTTCGGTAGAGGATGTAGAATCGAGCTGGGCTGGACTGCGTCCGCTTATTTATGAAGAAGGAAAGGATCCTTCAGAAATATCCCGAAAAGATGAAGTATGGGAACACGATTCTGGTATTTTGACCATCGCCGGTGGAAAACTTACCGGTTACCGAAAGATGGCAGAAATTGTGGTTGATAAAGTTTCTAAGAAGTTAAAAGAAGAATATGGTATCGTTTATCAACCCTGTCAGACAAAGCAATGGCCGCTTTCTGGAGGGAATGTAGGCGGTTCAAGTAATTTTAAATCATTCGTCGAAGAAAAAATAAAAGCGGGCCTTCAGATTGGGCTGTCTGAACAGGAAGCTGAATCGTTAGCAAAAATGTACGGTTCTAATGTAGATGTCTTATTTGATCATGTGGCAAAAAGCAAACAGGGAGCGGGTACGTCACCTCTTGCCCCTTCTATTTATGCTCAAGTAATGTATGCTATAGAAGAAGAAATGGCAGGAACCCTGGCAGATTTCTTTGTTAGAAGAACGGGAGCTCTGTTTTTTAATATTCAGTGGGTACAGCAATGTAAAGACGAAGTGCAGAAATTGATGGGTGAGGAACTAGAGTGGAGTGAAGAACAAAGCGAAAAATACCGAACAGAACTAGAAAATGCCTTACAGGATGCGGTGAAACCTTTAAATGAAGAGGTTAAATTAACGTCGTAGAAAAAACGGAAAGGGAGGAGGCTATTTACATGCATTTTGGAGGACAATCAATCCTGCCTGCAGCCCGTTCGATAAAAGAAGTAGAACGGCTGATGGAAAGTGATTTTGAGTATATTGTTTTACTGCATACTCATATTGGCCAGCTTAGCAGTTTAGTAAAAGAATTGAAACGAAATCATAAAAAAGTACTTTTGCATGCTGATATGGTGCAAGGATTGAGAAACGATGAGTATGCGGCACAATTTCTGTCTCAAACGATCAGGCCCGCGGGTTTGATTTCTACTCGAAATAATGTCGTAGCAGCAGCAAAGCAGGCTGGACTGCTAGCTATACAGCGTTTATTTTTATTAGATTCAATGGCCCTTGAAACGAGTTATCGGCTGATGCAAAAGAATAAACCAGATTATATTGAAGTACTCCCCGGCATTTTACCAGCTCGAATCATACATGAAGTGCAAAGTGAAACAGGAGTTCCTCTTATCGCAGGCGGACTTATACGGAATAAAGAGGATGTAAAAACTGCTTTTGAAGGAGGAGTAGTCAGTATTACAACTTCTCGCAGCGAATTGTGGAAAGAAGGAAAAAAGAGTAAGCAATAGGATCAGCGGAACAAGCTCCTGGTAAATTTATCGTTCTTAGGCGAAAAGACTCCCACTTCAAGAAGCGACAGCGGGAGATGAATCGCCTTCGGACAAGATATGGCTTTAGCTATATCCATTGTCGACTATCCCTACTGTCTTCTTGTTAAGAAGGGGAAAATATTTTAAACAGTTATCTCCCACTTCAAACAGACCAAGGTTGTAAGTTGGAGTAGTTCAAACAATCAGCTGTCTATGCAAAAAGAAGCTGGATTTGATGGAGGCGAACTGCACGGTGCAAATGGCTATCTTCTTGATCAATTTTTATCCGAAACAGTAAACGTTCGAAATGATGAGTACGGAGGGTCTGATGAAAAGAGGCTGCGATTTATATTAGAGCTGATTAGGGATGTTCGAACGGCAATAAAAGACCGGTATGATTCTTGGGCTTCGTGTTTCTCAGTTAAAAGCGACCAACCCGCATTTCCGCTGGTCTGGAGGAGAAAAAGATGCTGAGACTATTTTTAGTGCACTAGGAAATTCCGACGTTGATTATATACACTTGTCTGATGACGATGCAGCTACATCTGGTTTTGGGGAAGGGACTATGACAATGAGTAAAGCTGTAAAAAAATTTACAGATGTGTCTGTGATTGCATGCGGAAGTCTCAGCAATCCTGAAAAAGCGGCTTCCCTTATTGATCAACAAGCTGCAGACTTTGTTGCGATTGCCCGCCAGGCTCTAGCGAACCCAGATACTCCTAATCGAGTACGTAAAAATAGGAATCTAGATGATTTTGACAAAGAAAAGATTATCCTTCCGAAAGCTTACGTAAAGGACTTTGAATTAGAACAAGAACTGGTAAGAGAGGATTAATATTTAACATAACATAAACTTTGTCCACTGATGGGCAAAGTTTTTACTTTCTAAATAATGTTATAATGGACGGACATTATATTTGAAGGTTGTGTGAACCGGGAAATAAGTGAGGGATCGGCATGGTTAAATCTGTAGATAGAGCATTGACGATTATTAAACTGGTCAGTACAAAAAAAGATGGGTACGGGGTTACGGAATTAGCCAGTCAACTAGAATTAAACAAAAGTTCTATATTTCGTTTACTTTCTACATTAATGGAGCACGGATTTATTGAACAGGATGCAAAAACGAAAAAGTACCGTTTAGGATACCAATATTTAGAATTAAGCTCAAAGCTGCTTGATTCCATTGATATTCGTAAAGAAGCAGCACCTTATCTTAAAGAGCTTGAAGAATTAACGAATGAAGTGATTCACTTGGTTATTTATTCGCAAAAAGAAGCTGTCTACATTGAAAAACTGGAAGGAAATGAAACGCTTCGCATGCACTCACAGGTTGGTAAAAGGGCACCGATGCACTGTACAAGTGCCGGAAAAACGATTTTAGCTTATTTACCAGAAGGGGAAGTCAGAGAAATTATTGATCAGAAAGGACTGCCTCCCCATACAGATAAAACGATAACGGAACCTGATAAATTAATGGAAAACATTAAAGAAATTCGAGACCGTGGATATGGGATCGAAAAAGAAGAAAATGAAGTAGGCATTACATGTATTGCCGTTCCCATATTTAATTTCCGAGGCGAAATTGTAGGTGCTATTAGTATTTCCGGTCCTTCCATTCGAAT
This DNA window, taken from Alteribacillus bidgolensis, encodes the following:
- a CDS encoding rhodanese-related sulfurtransferase — translated: MEKNYRVLLYYKYVPIEDPETLTAEHLEYCKNLGLRGRILIASEGINGTVSGTVAQTNKYMEDLKKDPRFADIEFKIDDAEEHAFKKMHVRHRDEIVSLRLNEDINPNEQTGEYLEPKEFYEAMQQDETIILDARNDYEYDLGHFRGAIRPDINSFRELPDWVKENKDKLEGKQILTYCTGGIRCEKFSGWLKEEGFENVRQLHGGIVTYGKDEEVKGELWDGKCYVFDERISVPINQVDHVVVGRDHFDGEPCERYVNCSNPDCNKQIICSEENEHKYLRGCTHECRVHPRNRYVEEHELSQEEVKERLKQLGKHSLNKHKKSAKLNF
- a CDS encoding FAD-binding oxidoreductase codes for the protein MKEWINELNSFFSANQVLTEPADRYSYSFDGSFGEYLPDAVVQVKTKEEVVHVMKTANRYKVPVTPRGQGTCLSGGPLPVKGGIVLDTSQWPASIDVTPDDLIAVVSPGVLTASINQEVEKYGLTYPPDPSSAHVSTIGGNLAENSGGPRGLKYGVTKDYVIGLELVTPEGEIIKTGGRTIKNVTGFDLTKLVIGSEGTLGVITKATLKLVPKPPAVQTLMAVFDEVELSGKAISKTLTSGILPSKMEFMDQASVQAVENYKPSGLPVDAAALLMIELDGRAEAIKAEVIQVEKIMKELGAKDIVVPKNEEEAAKIWQARKQVSPAIAKIKPTKVSEDATVPRSKIAEMMERLKVIKEKYNIELVVFGHAGDGNLHPNIMCDKRNEEEMIRVEQAVGEIFEAAVELGGTLSGEHGIGTMKAPFMEQELGSAGLDMMKRIKDSWDPNGIMNPGKMFPERDQKLVLRNE
- a CDS encoding (Fe-S)-binding protein; amino-acid sequence: MNDLKTLQEKLQYDKTFDCVQCGYCLPACPTYETMEKETHSPRGRINLVKMAAEGKTSLEDLEEPIEKCLGCMACTTVCPTNVQYGAILEGAKETLEDNKEKSKRSEKTEEFLFRSFFPSSKWMNRLGNATWLYQATGLQKVARSLCLTAMAPLHLGEFEKVIPSQPSPSKRKKRLQRVEPEGTPAAKIAFFTGCVMDSVFFEINQQTIELMKLSGAEVILPEHQTCCGALHAHSGKVGLSKELAMENIKAFEDENIDYIVNNAGGCGARLIEYDHLFEEGTKWHRRAKAFTEKVKDISEVLVELDALEFSAPVEKLVTYQPSCHMTNVQRVTKPPRQLIEQVPGVKLREMNNPDFCCGSAGVYNIVNYEDSMEILNKKMEDVNKTNPEVIVTTNPGCLLQMKLGVEREGKSGEVQAFHLVELLMEASPRPKK
- the lhgO gene encoding L-2-hydroxyglutarate oxidase, with amino-acid sequence MYDYAIIGGGIVGLSAGYALTRRQPGCSILVIEKESNWSAHQTGHNSGVIHSGIYYKPGSYKARFARAGNKSIVSFCQKHNIEHDICGKVIVAANDMERPLLNNLYQRGLDNELRVQKLSKEELKEKEPYVAGVEAIHVPAAGIVNFKKAAETFASLIEESGGDLRLNTEVQKITEKTESTFIETNRGTFEAKILINCAGLHSDRIAKMAGYHTDMKIIPFRGEYFKLKKEKRHLVNNLVYPVPNPDFPFLGVHFTRMINGEVEAGPNAVLGFKREGYRKTDFHAKDFMEVMKYSGFWKLARKYAKEGTNEMIRSLSKKKFVQSMQKLIPDITGEDVEPGPAGVRAQALKADGSLVDDFHVIQGKRSLHVCNAPSPAATASIPIGEEIAARILD
- a CDS encoding MIP/aquaporin family protein translates to MSPFIGELIGTMILIIFGGGVVAGVVLKGSKAEGAGWVVITIGWGLAVTMGVYAVGNFSGAHINPAVTLGLAASGDFPWSDVPYYITAQMIGAFIGACIVFFHYLAQWRKTEDQGAKLAVFSTDPAVRSYSANLVSEIIGTFILVLGLAFIGANEFTEGLNPLIVGLLIVAIGMSLGGTTGYAINPARDLGPRIAHFLLPIPGKGTSDWKYAWVPIVGPLIGGIYGGMFHKAVFLGEIGSMFWPMSVFIIILFIYAQMQNAREYNEANVINQKEHINAEKSV
- the glpK gene encoding glycerol kinase GlpK — protein: MEKYIMALDQGTTSSRAILFNQGGEIVKVAQKEFTQHFPKPGWVEHDASEIWGSILAVVATALAEADIKPEQIAGIGITNQRETTVVWDKNTGKPVYNAIVWQSRQTADICEELKGQGLNNTFKEKTGLLIDAYFSGTKVKWILDNVDGLREKAERGDLLFGTIDTWLIWKLSGGEVHVTDYSNASRTLMYNIHELKWDEELLDILGVPKNMLPEVRPSSEVYANTAGYHFFGENIPIAGAAGDQQSALFGQACFEKGMAKNTYGTGCFMLMNTGQEAIVSDHGLLTTLAWGIDGKVDYALEGSIFVAGSAIQWLRDGLRMFHDAADSEKYANRVSSTDGAYVVPAFVGLGTPYWDSDVRGAVFGITRGTEKEHFVRATLESLAYQSKDVLDAMIADSNIDLKTLRVDGGAVKNNFLMQFQGDLLNVPVERPVVNETTALGAAYLAGLAVGYWKDRAEIATQWKVEKTFSPQMGDEQRKKLYNGWKKAVKAAMVFK
- a CDS encoding glycerol-3-phosphate dehydrogenase/oxidase, yielding MNTFSNKHRQKVTEQLTCEEFDVLVIGGGITGSGIALDAATRGMKTALVEMQDFAAGTSSRSTKLVHGGLRYLKQFEVKMVAEVGKERAVVYENAPHVTVPEWMMLPLHKNGNFGPLSTSIGLRIYDFLAGVKRSERRKMLNREETLKKAPLLKKEKLLGSGYYVEYRTDDARLTIEAAKEAVQNGASLINYTKVTDFLYEDGKAAGVVVEDLWTGETYQIRARKIINAAGPWVDTLRSKDGAKHGKHLRLTKGIHLVFDQSVFPLNQAVYFDTPDGRMVFAIPRDGKTYAGTTDTVYEGDPAHPKMTVEDRQYVLDSINYMFPDVKISVEDVESSWAGLRPLIYEEGKDPSEISRKDEVWEHDSGILTIAGGKLTGYRKMAEIVVDKVSKKLKEEYGIVYQPCQTKQWPLSGGNVGGSSNFKSFVEEKIKAGLQIGLSEQEAESLAKMYGSNVDVLFDHVAKSKQGAGTSPLAPSIYAQVMYAIEEEMAGTLADFFVRRTGALFFNIQWVQQCKDEVQKLMGEELEWSEEQSEKYRTELENALQDAVKPLNEEVKLTS